One window from the genome of Halostella litorea encodes:
- a CDS encoding ABC transporter ATP-binding protein yields MSAPDADAAPALCARGVRKSFGDDGVLDGVDLTVRDDETLALLGPNGVGKTVLLSCLAGATTPTAGEVEVFGRPRGDCPGEHTSYLRQEALTVPSLTGRENVRFYGRVHPAFTDRWERYVDDLGVADALDDRVSTYSGGMRRKLELAIALSVDAPVYLLDEPTAGVDVSMVECVHDFVRERREAGATVVLSSHRPADVDLADRVAFVREGHVGAVDDPDALLDAVPPVVRVRGTAAAGALAEFAVDDEVFEEGGDVRGFLRPDASVEAVERAFDADAVTVADPTFTDLFNYHVHLPTTAPR; encoded by the coding sequence GTGAGCGCCCCCGACGCGGACGCCGCCCCGGCGCTTTGCGCCCGCGGCGTCAGGAAGTCCTTCGGCGACGACGGCGTCCTCGACGGCGTCGACCTGACGGTCCGCGACGACGAGACGCTCGCCCTCCTCGGCCCGAACGGCGTCGGGAAGACGGTGTTGCTGTCCTGCCTCGCGGGCGCGACCACCCCGACCGCGGGCGAAGTCGAGGTGTTCGGCCGGCCGCGGGGCGACTGCCCCGGCGAACACACGAGCTACCTCCGGCAGGAGGCCCTGACCGTCCCGTCGCTGACCGGCCGCGAGAACGTCCGGTTCTACGGCCGCGTCCACCCCGCGTTCACCGACCGCTGGGAGCGCTACGTCGACGACCTCGGCGTCGCCGACGCCCTCGATGACCGCGTCTCGACGTACTCCGGCGGGATGCGCCGCAAGCTCGAACTCGCCATCGCGCTTTCCGTCGACGCGCCGGTGTACCTGCTCGACGAGCCGACCGCGGGGGTCGACGTGTCGATGGTCGAGTGCGTCCACGACTTCGTCCGGGAGCGCCGCGAGGCCGGCGCGACGGTCGTCCTCAGCAGCCACCGCCCGGCCGACGTCGACCTCGCCGACCGCGTGGCGTTCGTCCGCGAGGGCCACGTCGGCGCGGTCGACGACCCCGACGCGCTGCTGGACGCGGTCCCGCCGGTGGTCCGGGTCCGGGGGACCGCCGCCGCGGGCGCGCTCGCCGAGTTCGCAGTCGACGACGAGGTGTTCGAGGAGGGCGGCGACGTCCGCGGGTTCCTCCGGCCGGACGCGTCGGTCGAGGCCGTCGAGCGGGCGTTCGACGCCGACGCCGTGACCGTCGCCGACCCGACGTTCACCGACCTGTTCAACTACCACGTCCACCTGCCGACGACCGCTCCCCGCTGA
- a CDS encoding winged helix-turn-helix domain-containing protein, giving the protein MDFDKLVHQQTRLQIFAYLYRHGEATFPELREELGLTEGNLSSHLGTMEEADAVSVEKQFVDRRPQTTYALTDLGAEKFEEHVAALESLIDEL; this is encoded by the coding sequence ATGGACTTCGACAAGCTCGTCCACCAGCAAACGCGACTGCAGATCTTCGCCTACCTCTACCGGCACGGGGAGGCGACGTTCCCCGAACTGCGGGAGGAACTGGGGCTCACCGAGGGGAACCTCTCCAGCCACCTCGGGACGATGGAGGAGGCCGACGCCGTCTCCGTCGAGAAGCAGTTCGTCGACCGCCGCCCGCAGACGACGTACGCGCTCACCGACCTGGGTGCGGAGAAGTTCGAGGAACACGTCGCCGCCCTCGAATCCCTCATCGACGAGCTATAG
- a CDS encoding DUF7333 family protein translates to MELDLTKTAVAFVALIAVSVGGLIVAPMMQDSTVLMMVMPSMVVFGLICLAIGVGHGQYRATH, encoded by the coding sequence ATGGAACTCGACCTCACGAAGACAGCGGTCGCGTTCGTCGCACTGATCGCCGTCAGCGTCGGCGGCCTGATCGTCGCGCCGATGATGCAGGACAGCACGGTTCTCATGATGGTGATGCCCTCGATGGTCGTCTTCGGACTGATCTGCCTCGCGATCGGCGTCGGCCACGGCCAGTACCGCGCGACGCACTGA
- a CDS encoding DUF4260 family protein, whose translation MEPRTVLRVEGLAVLALALAGYAASDGPLWLLLALALAPDLSMLGYLAGPRFGSASYDLVHTYTLSLALGVAGLWVDGHAAVLVALVWTGHIGADRFFGYGRKFESGFEDTHLSAQPVPVSALTESE comes from the coding sequence ATGGAACCGCGCACCGTGCTCCGCGTCGAGGGGCTGGCCGTCCTGGCCCTCGCGCTGGCCGGGTACGCCGCCTCGGACGGCCCGCTCTGGCTGCTGCTCGCGCTCGCGCTGGCACCGGACCTCTCGATGCTCGGCTACCTCGCCGGTCCCCGCTTCGGGAGCGCGAGTTACGATCTGGTCCACACCTACACGCTCTCGCTCGCACTCGGTGTAGCGGGCCTCTGGGTCGATGGCCACGCGGCCGTCCTCGTCGCGCTGGTCTGGACCGGCCACATCGGTGCCGACCGGTTCTTCGGCTACGGCCGCAAGTTCGAGTCCGGGTTCGAAGACACTCACCTGTCGGCCCAGCCCGTTCCGGTTTCGGCGCTGACGGAGTCGGAGTAA
- a CDS encoding alpha/beta hydrolase, with amino-acid sequence MQADEIDPQAKAAVERQDRFPLPHSRRGLKALRLLSRAAMWVQNRNPPSVGATVDGTVPGPAGDRDARLYVPEGDGPFPTVVFFHGGGYVLGSIATHDWLCRHLTRESGCALLSVDYRLAPEHPFPAAVEDAYAAVEWAAANTDAVAGDGQVAVAGDSAGGTLAAVAALMAAERDGPEIAHQALLYPGIGVDEDQASVRDHAGIVLDEADLEWFRECYYRSEIHERNPYADPTNAGDVSGVAPATVVTAGFDPLRDGGKAYAEQLVRDGVDTRYENYEAMVHGFMTLRGVDRTHDAIADVAGDLADALGAD; translated from the coding sequence ATGCAAGCCGACGAGATCGACCCGCAGGCGAAGGCGGCGGTCGAACGTCAGGACCGGTTCCCGCTGCCGCACAGCCGGCGGGGGCTGAAGGCGCTCCGTCTCCTCTCGCGGGCGGCGATGTGGGTACAGAACCGAAACCCGCCGAGCGTCGGGGCGACCGTCGACGGAACGGTCCCCGGCCCCGCGGGCGACAGGGACGCCCGCCTCTACGTGCCGGAGGGGGACGGCCCGTTCCCCACGGTCGTCTTCTTCCACGGCGGCGGGTACGTGCTCGGGAGCATCGCCACGCACGACTGGCTCTGTCGCCACCTCACCCGGGAGAGCGGCTGTGCCCTCCTCTCGGTCGACTACCGGCTCGCGCCGGAACACCCGTTCCCCGCGGCGGTCGAGGACGCGTACGCCGCCGTCGAGTGGGCGGCGGCGAACACCGACGCGGTCGCCGGCGACGGGCAGGTCGCGGTCGCGGGCGACTCCGCCGGCGGGACGCTCGCCGCCGTCGCCGCGCTCATGGCCGCCGAGCGCGACGGCCCGGAGATCGCCCACCAGGCGCTTTTGTATCCGGGGATCGGGGTCGATGAGGACCAGGCGTCGGTCAGGGACCACGCGGGCATCGTCCTCGACGAGGCCGACCTGGAGTGGTTCCGGGAGTGTTACTACCGCAGCGAGATCCACGAGCGCAACCCCTACGCCGACCCGACGAACGCCGGCGACGTCTCCGGCGTCGCCCCCGCGACGGTCGTCACCGCGGGCTTCGACCCGCTCCGCGACGGCGGGAAGGCGTACGCCGAACAGCTCGTCCGGGACGGCGTCGACACGCGCTACGAGAACTACGAGGCCATGGTGCACGGCTTCATGACGCTCCGCGGGGTCGACCGCACCCACGACGCCATCGCGGACGTCGCCGGCGACCTCGCGGACGCCCTCGGTGCGGACTGA
- a CDS encoding phosphoadenosine phosphosulfate reductase family protein gives MSADFPDYLDVDYDEGEGETPADYPSINHKIEKAIEVTKEGLEQYENPVVMWTGGKDSTLTLYFVKEVADRFDLEVPPVVFIDHYQHFDELIDFVEHWADEWDLDVIWARNEDVGEYVDEHGLEPGDDIPIDELSEHNQHHVREILEYEEEDFPFLLDTYVGNHLLKTVALNDAIEEHDVDGIISGIRWDEQESRADETFFSPRHDPDIYPPHDRIQTILQFDEAAVWDAFWNFVVPDTVEEFPDEGYVPDTDDDLPEGVEQEDIPVSPKYFAGFRSLGSEVSTDKAAEEPAWQQDLDNTTERAGRAQDKEDLMERLRDLGYM, from the coding sequence ATGTCAGCAGACTTCCCCGACTACCTGGACGTCGACTACGACGAGGGCGAGGGCGAGACCCCCGCCGACTACCCGTCGATCAACCACAAGATCGAGAAGGCCATCGAGGTCACGAAGGAGGGCCTCGAACAGTACGAGAACCCCGTCGTGATGTGGACGGGCGGCAAGGACTCGACGCTGACGCTGTACTTCGTCAAGGAGGTCGCGGACCGCTTCGACCTCGAAGTCCCGCCGGTCGTGTTCATCGACCACTACCAGCACTTCGACGAACTCATCGACTTCGTCGAGCACTGGGCCGACGAGTGGGACCTCGACGTCATCTGGGCGCGCAACGAGGACGTCGGCGAGTACGTCGACGAGCACGGCCTCGAACCCGGCGACGACATCCCGATCGACGAGCTCTCGGAGCACAACCAGCACCACGTCCGTGAAATCCTCGAGTACGAGGAGGAGGACTTCCCGTTCCTGCTGGACACGTACGTCGGCAACCACCTCCTCAAGACGGTCGCGCTCAACGACGCCATCGAGGAGCACGACGTCGACGGCATCATCTCCGGCATCCGCTGGGACGAACAGGAGTCCCGCGCCGACGAGACGTTCTTCTCGCCGCGCCACGACCCGGACATCTACCCGCCCCACGACCGCATCCAGACGATCCTCCAGTTCGACGAGGCCGCCGTCTGGGACGCCTTCTGGAACTTCGTCGTGCCGGACACGGTCGAGGAGTTCCCGGACGAGGGCTACGTCCCCGACACCGACGACGACCTCCCCGAGGGCGTCGAGCAGGAGGACATCCCGGTCTCCCCGAAGTACTTCGCCGGCTTCCGCTCGCTCGGCAGCGAGGTTTCGACCGACAAGGCCGCCGAGGAGCCTGCCTGGCAGCAGGACCTGGACAACACGACCGAGCGCGCGGGCCGCGCCCAGGACAAGGAGGACCTGATGGAGCGCCTGCGCGACCTCGGTTACATGTAG
- a CDS encoding DUF7110 family protein produces the protein MSNQVYRLHSTLELPLETVHDFFEDADLPDAIEDIDITRRNNTLILKAVAEDKSISKYTPTAQLKASVTENRVYEEDPEERRAAGPQWGEEEEEIESELVEYAAFKGDRETVLQNSTLQYEMFLVLCDIARQAEKGTLTAITERDDELQATRIVDGDDRPASIEVVEGPGDGNNGESGVNWRDNKFISD, from the coding sequence ATGTCAAACCAAGTTTATCGCCTTCATTCGACGCTCGAACTGCCACTCGAAACAGTCCACGACTTCTTCGAGGACGCGGACCTCCCCGACGCCATCGAGGACATCGACATCACGCGACGCAACAACACCCTGATACTGAAAGCGGTCGCCGAGGACAAGAGCATCAGCAAGTACACCCCGACGGCCCAGCTGAAAGCCAGCGTCACCGAGAACCGGGTGTACGAGGAGGACCCCGAGGAGCGACGCGCCGCCGGCCCACAGTGGGGCGAGGAGGAAGAGGAGATCGAGTCCGAACTCGTCGAGTACGCGGCGTTCAAGGGCGACCGCGAGACGGTGCTCCAGAACTCCACGCTCCAGTACGAGATGTTCCTCGTCCTCTGTGACATCGCGCGCCAGGCCGAGAAGGGCACGCTGACGGCCATCACCGAGCGCGACGACGAACTGCAGGCCACCCGGATCGTCGACGGCGACGACCGCCCCGCCTCCATCGAGGTCGTCGAGGGACCGGGCGACGGCAACAACGGCGAGAGCGGCGTCAACTGGCGCGACAACAAGTTCATCAGCGACTGA
- the gfcR gene encoding transcriptional regulator GfcR, translating to MKNVDDLMESAAELADRGLSKGEIADELNVSRETASWLVERSGTTTPAKSAPSDANGGGGPHDIHVDWSAVGRDSARLGAVGSAMADLLVKEGEEVDLTIGIEKAGAPLATTVARELDTDLGTYAPRKHQWEEGDIEDLGGTFSRNFAQIRDRECYVVDDTITSGTTMTETVEAIREQGGEPVACVVLADKQGVEEIDGVPVYSLLQVIRVGSEEQ from the coding sequence ATGAAAAACGTTGACGACCTCATGGAGTCCGCCGCCGAACTGGCGGATCGGGGGCTCTCCAAGGGCGAGATCGCCGACGAACTGAACGTCTCCAGAGAGACGGCGAGCTGGCTCGTCGAGCGCAGCGGCACGACCACGCCGGCGAAATCGGCCCCGTCGGACGCGAACGGCGGCGGGGGTCCCCACGACATCCACGTCGACTGGAGCGCGGTCGGCCGGGACAGCGCCCGCCTCGGCGCGGTCGGCTCCGCGATGGCCGACCTGCTCGTCAAGGAGGGCGAGGAGGTCGACCTCACCATCGGCATCGAGAAGGCCGGTGCGCCGCTAGCGACGACCGTCGCGCGCGAACTCGACACCGACCTCGGCACCTACGCCCCCCGGAAGCACCAGTGGGAGGAGGGCGACATCGAGGACCTGGGCGGCACGTTCTCCCGCAACTTCGCCCAGATCCGGGACCGGGAGTGCTACGTCGTTGACGACACCATCACCAGCGGCACCACCATGACCGAGACGGTCGAGGCGATCCGCGAGCAGGGCGGCGAGCCCGTCGCCTGCGTCGTCCTCGCCGACAAGCAGGGCGTCGAGGAGATAGACGGCGTCCCCGTCTACTCGCTGCTGCAGGTCATCCGCGTCGGCTCGGAGGAGCAGTAG
- a CDS encoding glucose 1-dehydrogenase has product MKAVAVRQGETKPTVVEKPKPEPGPGEALVRTLRVGVDGTDHEVISGAHGGFPAGDDHLVLGHEAVGFVADPNGTDLREGEVVVPTVRRAPDGGNEFFERGEPDMAPEGQYHERGIVGDHGFMAEYFTSPAEYLVSVPPELAELGFLVEPVSITEKALEHAYAARSAFDWHPESAMVLGNGSLGLLTLAMFEHTEGFDRTYCLGRRDRPDPTIEIIEDLGATYVDSRETPVDEVAEAHEGMDLVYEATGYAKHAFQTIEALAPNGVGALLGVPESWEFEVDGGRLHNEFVLHNKALVGSVNSHVGHFESAVDTLQALPDPFLDDLVTGVYGIDDLDRAFDDDDTTIKTAVELAAYEKR; this is encoded by the coding sequence ATGAAGGCCGTCGCAGTTCGCCAGGGCGAGACGAAACCGACCGTCGTCGAGAAACCGAAGCCGGAGCCCGGGCCGGGCGAGGCGCTGGTGCGGACGCTCCGCGTGGGCGTCGACGGGACCGACCACGAGGTCATCAGCGGCGCGCACGGCGGCTTCCCGGCGGGCGACGACCACCTCGTGCTCGGCCACGAGGCCGTCGGCTTCGTCGCCGACCCCAACGGGACCGACCTGCGGGAGGGGGAGGTCGTCGTCCCGACCGTCCGGCGCGCGCCCGACGGCGGCAACGAGTTCTTCGAGCGCGGCGAGCCCGACATGGCTCCCGAGGGCCAGTACCACGAGCGCGGCATCGTCGGGGACCACGGGTTCATGGCGGAGTACTTCACCAGCCCGGCCGAGTATCTCGTCTCCGTCCCGCCGGAGCTGGCCGAACTGGGCTTTCTCGTCGAGCCGGTCAGCATCACGGAGAAGGCGCTGGAACACGCCTACGCCGCCCGCTCGGCGTTCGACTGGCACCCCGAATCCGCGATGGTACTTGGCAACGGCAGCCTCGGCCTGCTCACGCTGGCGATGTTCGAGCACACGGAGGGGTTCGACCGCACCTACTGTCTGGGCCGGCGCGACCGCCCGGACCCGACGATCGAGATCATCGAGGACCTGGGCGCGACGTACGTCGACTCGCGGGAGACGCCCGTCGACGAGGTGGCCGAGGCCCACGAGGGGATGGACCTGGTGTACGAGGCGACCGGCTACGCGAAACACGCCTTCCAGACGATCGAGGCGCTCGCGCCCAACGGCGTCGGCGCGCTGCTGGGCGTGCCGGAGTCCTGGGAGTTCGAGGTCGACGGCGGGCGGCTCCACAACGAGTTCGTCCTCCACAACAAGGCGCTGGTCGGCAGCGTCAACTCCCACGTCGGGCACTTCGAGTCGGCCGTCGACACGCTGCAGGCGCTCCCGGACCCGTTCCTCGACGACCTCGTCACCGGCGTGTACGGGATCGACGACCTCGACCGCGCGTTTGACGACGACGACACGACTATAAAAACCGCGGTCGAACTGGCCGCATATGAAAAACGTTGA
- a CDS encoding HAD family hydrolase, protein MERYDLLYRLYDEFDAATLREYQEFVDVFPPVDSRVALEHWQNASDELADRKDAIREGFAAGETFAEVAAHATRDQAFTALDLYTKYERAVNALVLDVDETLRSAGNTDNEIPRETLHLLTELHEAGVPIVICTGQTLENVKGFMIQGLGSEIVHSGDLSIVYEAGTGVFTPGHGADTKQLLYEGLDDGIVAVFDAVRSRILPDAPEHLRYGCHLQGNEFNVTLKPNFEIGSAKARDVIDDGLVYELDLLGDAVVAEVDGVDGDAPAGEWARAYYAGQDPEIRGVLERQGEFPTLDAAAVPDAVTDVFERIDVAYYEADAAEIGSLELNKVAGVEAAYDVLGIDDPFALVMGDSKSDLRVMEWAGERDAGIAAAPEHASRDTLDHVLSTDELVFDRGKSAEMLRVAYALNRLAVLDDA, encoded by the coding sequence ATGGAACGGTACGACCTCCTGTATCGGCTGTACGACGAGTTCGACGCGGCGACGCTCCGGGAGTACCAGGAGTTCGTCGACGTGTTCCCGCCCGTGGACTCGCGGGTCGCCCTCGAACACTGGCAGAACGCCAGCGACGAACTGGCCGACCGGAAGGACGCGATCCGCGAGGGCTTCGCCGCCGGGGAGACGTTCGCCGAGGTCGCCGCCCACGCGACGCGGGACCAGGCGTTCACCGCGCTCGACCTCTACACGAAGTACGAACGCGCCGTGAACGCCCTCGTGCTGGACGTCGACGAGACGCTCCGCTCGGCCGGCAACACCGACAACGAGATCCCCCGCGAGACGCTCCACCTGCTGACGGAACTCCACGAGGCGGGGGTGCCGATCGTCATCTGCACGGGCCAGACCCTGGAGAACGTGAAGGGGTTCATGATCCAGGGGCTCGGGTCGGAGATCGTCCACTCCGGCGACCTGAGTATCGTCTACGAGGCCGGCACCGGCGTGTTCACGCCCGGCCACGGGGCCGACACCAAGCAGTTGCTGTACGAGGGATTGGACGACGGGATAGTCGCCGTGTTCGACGCGGTCCGGTCCCGGATCCTGCCGGACGCCCCCGAGCACCTCCGGTACGGCTGTCACCTCCAGGGCAACGAGTTCAACGTCACGCTCAAGCCGAACTTCGAGATCGGGAGTGCGAAGGCCCGCGACGTGATAGACGACGGGCTCGTGTACGAACTCGACCTGCTCGGGGACGCCGTCGTCGCGGAAGTCGACGGCGTCGACGGCGACGCGCCGGCCGGCGAGTGGGCGCGCGCCTACTACGCCGGCCAGGACCCGGAGATCCGCGGCGTCCTCGAACGGCAGGGCGAGTTCCCGACGCTCGACGCCGCCGCCGTGCCGGACGCCGTGACCGACGTGTTCGAGCGCATCGACGTCGCCTACTACGAGGCCGACGCCGCCGAGATCGGGAGCCTCGAACTGAACAAGGTGGCCGGCGTCGAGGCGGCCTACGACGTGCTCGGGATCGACGACCCGTTCGCGCTGGTGATGGGCGACAGCAAGAGCGACCTGCGCGTGATGGAGTGGGCCGGGGAGCGCGACGCCGGGATCGCGGCCGCACCGGAACACGCCTCGCGGGACACGCTGGACCACGTCCTCTCGACCGACGAACTCGTCTTCGACCGCGGGAAAAGCGCCGAGATGCTCCGCGTCGCGTACGCGCTGAACCGGCTCGCCGTGCTCGACGACGCGTAG
- a CDS encoding mandelate racemase/muconate lactonizing enzyme family protein, translated as MGIDYSELHDPNAEYTMRELSSETMGVTRERGGGRDVEITDVQTTMVDGNFPWTLVRIYTDAGVVGDGEAYWGAGVPELIERMKPFVIGENPLDIDRLYEHLVQKMSGEGSVEGVTVSAIAGIEVALHDLAGKILEVPAYQLLGGKYRDEVRVYCDCHTEEEADPDACADEAERVVEDLGFDALKFDLDVPSGFEKDRANRHLRPGEIRHKAEIVEKVTERVKDRADVAFDCHWTFSGGSAKRLAEAIEDYDVWWLEDPVPPENLEVQEEVTKSTTTPITVGENRYRVTEERRLIENQAVDIIAPDLPKVGGMRETRKVADVANQYYVPVAMHNVSSPVATMASAHVGTAVPNSLAVEYHSYELGWWSDLVEETVIEDGYIEVPEEPGLGLTLDLDAVSEHMVEGETLFDEA; from the coding sequence ATGGGGATCGATTACTCGGAGCTGCACGACCCGAACGCGGAGTACACGATGCGGGAGCTGTCGTCGGAGACGATGGGCGTGACGCGCGAGCGCGGCGGCGGCCGCGACGTGGAGATCACGGACGTCCAGACGACGATGGTGGACGGGAACTTCCCGTGGACGCTCGTCCGGATCTACACCGACGCCGGCGTCGTCGGCGACGGCGAGGCGTACTGGGGCGCGGGCGTCCCCGAACTCATCGAGCGGATGAAGCCGTTCGTGATCGGCGAGAACCCGCTCGACATCGACCGGCTGTACGAGCACCTCGTCCAGAAGATGTCCGGCGAGGGCTCCGTCGAGGGCGTCACCGTCTCCGCCATCGCGGGGATCGAGGTGGCGCTGCACGACCTCGCGGGCAAGATCCTGGAGGTGCCGGCCTACCAGCTGCTCGGCGGCAAGTACCGCGACGAGGTGCGCGTCTACTGTGACTGCCACACCGAGGAGGAGGCCGACCCCGACGCCTGCGCCGACGAGGCCGAGCGCGTCGTCGAGGACCTGGGCTTCGACGCGCTGAAGTTCGACCTCGACGTGCCGAGCGGCTTCGAGAAGGACCGCGCGAACCGCCACCTCCGCCCCGGCGAGATCCGCCACAAGGCCGAGATCGTCGAGAAGGTGACCGAGCGCGTGAAGGACCGCGCCGACGTCGCCTTCGACTGCCACTGGACGTTCTCGGGCGGGAGCGCCAAGCGCCTCGCCGAGGCGATCGAGGACTACGACGTGTGGTGGCTGGAGGACCCCGTCCCGCCGGAGAACCTCGAGGTGCAGGAGGAGGTCACGAAGTCCACGACGACGCCGATCACCGTCGGCGAGAACCGCTACCGCGTCACCGAGGAGCGCCGCCTGATCGAGAACCAGGCGGTCGACATCATCGCGCCCGACCTGCCGAAGGTCGGCGGCATGCGCGAGACCCGGAAGGTCGCCGACGTCGCCAACCAGTACTACGTGCCGGTCGCGATGCACAACGTCTCCTCGCCGGTCGCCACGATGGCCTCCGCCCACGTCGGCACGGCCGTCCCCAACTCGCTGGCCGTCGAGTACCACTCCTACGAACTGGGCTGGTGGTCGGACCTCGTCGAGGAGACGGTCATCGAGGACGGCTACATCGAGGTCCCCGAGGAGCCCGGCCTCGGCCTGACGCTCGACCTCGACGCCGTCTCCGAGCACATGGTCGAGGGCGAGACGCTGTTCGACGAAGCGTAG
- a CDS encoding helix-turn-helix transcriptional regulator, producing MNARALRTSHLAAAVVFIAAVLVLAVQLITPSPVVVSVGESGAETTQVGQYFTYDEVAVVAVAALVSGASGTYLVLGGRARAPADPPTANGPAEPAPSPAANGGGDADRAADDSEDRRERREATLDRLGDNEATIYSMLLDADGEIPQRALVEGTDLSKATVSRTLDNLEHRGLVERKRSGIGNTVHLQEREIRP from the coding sequence ATGAACGCCCGAGCCCTCCGGACCTCCCACCTCGCGGCGGCCGTCGTCTTCATCGCCGCCGTGCTCGTGCTCGCCGTCCAGCTCATCACCCCCTCGCCGGTCGTGGTGTCGGTCGGCGAGAGCGGGGCGGAGACGACGCAGGTCGGCCAGTACTTCACCTACGACGAGGTTGCGGTCGTCGCCGTCGCCGCGCTCGTCAGCGGCGCGAGCGGGACGTATCTGGTCCTCGGCGGCCGTGCCCGCGCCCCCGCGGACCCTCCGACGGCGAACGGACCGGCGGAGCCGGCCCCGTCGCCGGCGGCGAACGGGGGCGGCGACGCCGACCGCGCCGCGGACGACTCCGAGGACCGCCGCGAGCGCCGGGAGGCGACGCTCGACCGCCTCGGCGACAACGAGGCGACCATCTACTCGATGCTGCTCGACGCCGACGGCGAGATCCCACAGCGTGCGCTCGTCGAGGGAACGGACCTCTCGAAGGCGACGGTCAGCCGGACGCTGGACAACCTCGAACACCGGGGGCTGGTCGAGCGCAAGCGCAGCGGGATCGGCAACACGGTCCACCTGCAGGAGCGCGAAATACGCCCCTGA
- a CDS encoding GntP family permease: protein MAVEFAHSPLLTFALGLAAVVLLLVVLDLPAFVGLIIAAFFVGAVNAAFVPGFAPSEAASRVAAAFGDNMAGIGIPILMAAIIGKSMLESGAAQRIVRGFQNLLGRENSDIALWGGSSFLAVPVFFDSVFYLMAPLARSMRARVGRDYTLFIVVVGAGAATTHVFVPPTPGPLAVADQIAGDQNILGTTILVGLATAIPSAAVAGLVYGRWLNARLDIPLRDAMSTTTEELEEVAQRDTSKLPGVLESAAPVLLAVLLIASYTAVDTFEAVVSSLSQLKPYAAFIGDKNVALTVAAMVAAWTYYRYSDVDREAWTEEMTEALKSGGNIAAITAAGGAFGALLAASGIGDYITEALAGVGIPLLISAWLIAAIVRIAQGSATAAMLTAAGIMAPQVPDLSVHPAFLVMAIGAGGNICSWYNDSGFWLVKEIGGLTQGETLKTWTVLTTIISVTGIVVTLVLSTLFPMA from the coding sequence ATGGCAGTCGAATTCGCACACAGCCCGTTGCTGACGTTCGCACTCGGGCTCGCGGCAGTCGTACTGTTGTTGGTCGTGTTAGACCTCCCGGCGTTCGTCGGGCTGATAATCGCCGCGTTCTTCGTCGGCGCGGTTAACGCCGCGTTCGTCCCCGGTTTCGCCCCGTCCGAGGCGGCGAGCCGGGTGGCGGCGGCGTTCGGGGACAACATGGCGGGCATCGGTATCCCGATCCTGATGGCCGCCATCATCGGGAAGTCGATGCTGGAAAGCGGGGCCGCACAGCGGATCGTGCGGGGGTTCCAGAACCTCCTTGGCCGCGAAAACTCCGACATCGCGCTGTGGGGCGGCAGTTCGTTCCTCGCCGTCCCGGTGTTCTTCGACAGCGTGTTTTACCTGATGGCCCCGCTCGCCCGTTCGATGCGGGCGCGGGTCGGCCGGGACTACACGCTGTTCATCGTCGTCGTCGGCGCGGGTGCCGCGACGACCCACGTGTTCGTCCCGCCGACGCCGGGGCCGCTCGCGGTCGCCGACCAGATCGCTGGCGACCAGAACATCCTCGGCACGACGATCCTCGTGGGGCTGGCGACGGCCATCCCGTCGGCCGCCGTGGCCGGCCTCGTGTACGGCCGCTGGCTCAACGCCCGGCTGGACATCCCGCTCCGGGACGCGATGTCGACCACTACCGAGGAACTGGAGGAGGTCGCCCAGCGTGACACGTCGAAGCTGCCGGGCGTGCTCGAATCGGCCGCACCGGTGCTGCTCGCCGTCCTGCTGATCGCCTCCTACACGGCGGTCGACACGTTCGAGGCGGTCGTCTCCTCGCTGTCACAGCTCAAGCCGTACGCGGCGTTCATCGGCGACAAGAACGTCGCCCTGACGGTCGCGGCGATGGTCGCCGCGTGGACGTACTACCGATACAGCGACGTCGACCGCGAGGCCTGGACCGAGGAGATGACCGAGGCGCTGAAAAGCGGCGGCAACATCGCGGCGATCACCGCGGCCGGCGGCGCGTTCGGCGCGCTGCTTGCGGCCTCGGGGATCGGCGACTACATCACCGAGGCGCTCGCCGGCGTCGGCATCCCGCTGCTCATCAGCGCGTGGCTCATCGCCGCCATCGTACGGATCGCACAGGGCTCCGCGACCGCCGCGATGCTCACCGCAGCGGGCATCATGGCCCCGCAGGTGCCCGACCTGTCCGTCCACCCGGCGTTCCTGGTGATGGCGATCGGCGCGGGCGGGAACATCTGCTCGTGGTACAACGACAGCGGCTTCTGGCTGGTCAAGGAGATCGGCGGCCTCACGCAGGGCGAGACGCTCAAGACCTGGACCGTCCTCACGACGATCATCTCCGTCACGGGGATCGTCGTGACGCTCGTCCTCTCGACGCTCTTCCCGATGGCCTGA